The nucleotide sequence ATCAATCTGAGGTGTACTTCATCCGTAGTGAGGCTGAGGTGAACAATCGCTACCCGGATATTCTTCTGCTGGAACGCAGCCCCGTTGAAGTGCCCAATCAATTTCTCCTTGAGCTGAAGTTCAGTAAGAAAAAGGATGGGGAGCAGGGATGGCAACGGAAAAAAGAAGAAGGGATCAGGCAGGTGCAAAGATATCTGGAGCTGGAGGATGTGAGTGCTTTGCCCAAGCTCATGGCTTACTTGCTTGTCACCGACGGAACTAAAATTGAGGCGGTTGCAGTGAGCTGATCAGTTCCACAGCAATTTATAGGGCAACTATCCATCGTTAAAAGTAGAAAATGCCGCCGTGAATAGACTATAAATAATAATTTTATGACAAAACAAGGTACACAACCACAAACATCCGGCAAACTCTGGGGTGGGCGCTTTGCCGAGCAGACCGCTGCCTCAGTAGAGGCCTTTACCGAGTCCATCTCCTACGACTGGCGACTGTACCGGCACGACATCATGGGATCCAAGGCCCATGCCCGCATGCTGGCCAAGCAAGGCTTGATCAGCGACGAAGAACGGGACGCCATCATTGCAGGCCTGAGCGAGATTGAACAGGAAATCGACGAAGGCAAGTTCACCTTTCGGGAGGAGCTGGAAGATATTCACATGAATATCGAAAAGGCCCTGACCGATAAGATCGGTGCTGCCGGAGAAAAACTGCACACCGCCCGCAGCCGCAACGACCAGGTGGCCTTGGATATCCGCCTTTATCTCCGCGATGAAGGCGTCGTGCTGGACCAGCTCCTCAGCGAGGTCCAGAAAGGTTTCACTTGCCTGGCCCGCACCAATCTCGGCGCGGTGATGCCGGGTTACACCCATCTTCAGCGTGCCCAGCCGGTCCTGCTTTCCCATCATCTCCTGGCCTATATGGAGATGTTCGGGCGGGATCGGGAACGAATCGCTGACTGCATGAAACGAATCAACATCATGCCCTTGGGCTCAGCAGCCCTTGCAGGCACCGGCCTGCCCATTGATCGGGAATTTGTTGCCAAAGAACTCGGCTTCCCGACAGTCACCGCCAACTCTATGGACACCACGGCGGATCGCGACTTTGCCATGGAGCTGCTCTTCTGCCTGACCACCATCCAGCTCCACCTGAGCAGAATGGCCGAGGAATTTGTCCTCTGGTCCTCCAAGGAATTTGACTTCATCCGCATCGGCGATAAATACTGCACTGGCTCTTCCATCATGCCGCAAAAGAAAAACCCGGATATCCCCGAGTTAATTCGAGGTAAGGCCGGACGAGTGACCGGCTCGCTGGTCTCGCTGCTGATGACGGTCAAGGGACTGCCGCTCACCTATAACCGAGACTTGCAGGAAGACAAGGAGCCGCTCTTTGACGCCCTGGATACGGTCAAGGCGAGCCTCTCCATCACAGCCGAGCTGCTGGCGAACAGCGACTTTGATACAGAACGGATGAAAGCGGCAACCTATGGCGGTTTTATGACCGCCACGGATATTGCGGATTATCTGGTGAAGAAGAACATGCCCTTTCGCCAGGCCCACGGCGTGGTGGGCAAAATTGTCGCCCTCTGCCAGGAACGTGATATTGAGCTGATTGAGTTGCGCCTGGATGAGCTGCAAGAGTTTTCAGATTTGATAGAGGAAGATATTTTTGATGTCCTTTCCGTAGAAGGCTCGGTCAACAGCCGGGTGTCCATAGGCGGTACCTCGAAGTTACGGGTTGCCGAGGCCTTGGAACGTGCGGAACAACAACTGGGGATAGTATAATGAAAACAGATATTATGAAGCGAAGTTCTCTTGTCTGCGGCTTGCTGAGCGGTCTGCTGCTGAGCGGTCTGAGCGGCTGCGGCTACAAAAATGATCCGGTGGCACCGCAGGCCCTGGTTCCTGTCCCTATTAATGACCTACGCTATGAGCTGACCGATAAGGGCGCTGTCCTGCATTGGAACTATCCCACCGAGACTGTGGGCGGTGAGGACCTGAAAGAAATTGATTCCTTCATGCTCTACCGGGCCGAGGTCCCTACTGCTTCCTCCTGCGAGACCTGCCCTGTTCCTTTTGGCAGTCCGATCAAGGTGAATGGAGGAGTTATTCCTGAGCGTGAGGGAAAAAGGGCGGCCAGTTACGACATTGGTTTCCTGCGACCGGGCCATAAGTATTTCTTTAAGGTACTGAGCCGGACCGGCTGGTTAACCCCGTCTGCTGATTCTAACCAGGTCAGTTTTACCTGGGAGACACCGCCAGCAGTTCCGCAGGATCTGATGGCTGAGGTTGGTGACAGCATGGTTGCTCTCCAGTGGCAGCCGGTCGCTGCCTATCGTGACGGCAGCAAGGTCGAGAATGAAGAGATTATATACCAGGTCTCCCGCCGCGAAGGCAAGGGCTCTTTCCAAAATATAGGTAAGTTGCTGACCGAGCCAGAATTTATGGATAGCGAAGTCACCGGAGGCCATGAATACACCTACCGTGTCCAGGCCCTGAGTGCCTATGATGGTGATATGGTTGCCGGTGAGTTCAGCAAACCCGTTGACGTTGAAATAGTGGATCTGATTGCTCCGGCAACCCCGGAAAACGTCACCACTGTCCGCATAGCCAGTACGGTCAAGATTTTTTGGGATCAGGGTGCAGAGGCAGACATAGCCGGATATCGGGTATACCGCCGCTTGGGCAATGAAGACGACCCCACCATGATCGGCGAAGTTAAGGTGCCCTATAATATCTATGAGGATACCGAGGCTCCAGATGAAAATATGTATGTCTATTACTCGGTGAGCAGCTTTGACAAGAGTGATCCAGCCAATGAGAGCGAACGCTCTGCTGAGGTAGAGGCTGAGTAACGCTAACAGCTCAGATTTCTGCCGCAAACACATATGTTTTTCCAGCCGGTTATTGATCACGTAAGAGAGGATCGGTAGCCGGCTTTTCCTTAGAACTGCCCGAAAAGAAATCCCTTTGTACAGAACTCTGTAAGGGCACGGCGTGCCGTGCCCCTACGGGATACGGGTTTCGCGGGACGGTCACAACACAAACATCTCATCAATAGAAAACAACAGCCACCATGAATCATTTCACCTATAAAAACGGCATACTCTGCTGCGAGGACAAACCTGTGCAGGATATCGCCAAGGAAATCGGCACCCCCTTCTATCTCTATAGCACTGCCACCCTGCAGCGTCATTTTGATGCCTTTGATTCCGGGTTTGCCGGAATGAAACATCAGACCTGTTTTGCGGTCAAGGCCTGCTCCAATCTTTCCATCCTCAATATCTTTGCCAAGATGGGCGGGGGGGCTGATATCGTCTCCGGTGGCGAGCTGTTCCGGGCCCTGAAGGCTGGAATTGATCCGCAGAAAATCATCTACTCTGGGGTGGGCAAGACCCGAACAGAGATACGTGATGCTCTGGAGGCAGGTATCCTGATGTTCAATGTGGAATCTCCCCAGGAGCTGGATCGTATCCAGGAGGTCGCAGCGGAGATGGATATCACCGCCCGGATCGCCTTTCGCATCAACCCGGATGTGGACCCCAAGACCCACGCCTATATCTCCACGGGTCTGGCAAAAAATAAATTCGGTATTCCCGTGGACGAGGCCTTGGCAGAATATCTGCGGGCCAAGGAAATGGAAAACATCGAGATCGTCGGCGTCAGCTGCCATATTGGTTCCCAGCTCACCCAGATTGCGCCCTTTATCGAGGCCCTGCGCAAGGTAAAAAACTTTGTTGCTCGACTTGATCAGGAAGGAATCCATATTCAGTACCTGGATCTGGGTGGCGGCGTTGGTATCACCTATGATGATGAACAGCCTCCCCATCCTGTGGACTATGCCGCAGCAATCAAGGCGGAACTGGAGGATATGAACCACACCCTGATCCTGGAGCCGGGTCGGGTCATCACCGGGAATGCCGGGGTATTGATTACCGAAGTTCAATACACCAAGGTCAACAGCGGTGGAGAAAAGGAAAAACGCTTTATCATTGTCGATGCCGCCATGAACGATCTTCCCCGCCCTTCCCTGTACAGCGCCTATCACGAAATCCTGCCGGTGCAGGAGCCTGGTGAGGACGCACAAAAGCATGAGGTTGATGTAGTCGGCCCCATCTGCGAGACCGGTGATTTCATGGCCAAAGACCGAATGATGCCGGAGGTGCAGCCGGGGGAATTACTGGCTGTTATGAGCTGCGGGGCCTACGGTTTTTCCATGTCCTCCACCTATAATTCCCGCCCCAAGGTGGCTGAAGTTTTGGTTGATGGCGACCAGTTTCGGGTCATCCGAGAACGGGAGAGCTATGAGGATCTGATAAGGGGTGAAGATTTGCCATAAGCCGGGCTGGATTGCCGAATCAACAGGTCAAGACAGTGAAAAAGAACAACACCAAAGAGCCCCAAAAGGCTAGCCGATCCGATGCATCGTTCCTCACCTCTGTCGGGAAAAATATGCTCCCGAATGATTATGCTTCCGTACTGAAAGAACTCAAGGAGCGTATTCGATCTGAACGCCTGCGCGTCACCTTGGCAGCTAATTCGGCCTTGATTCTTCTCTACTGGGATATAGGAAAAATCATTGTAGAGCGACAGCAGCAGCAAGGCTGGGGTGCCAAAATCATTGATCGTATTTCCTTTGACCTCAAGCACAGCTTTCCAGAAATGAGCGGATTTTCGCCGCGTAACCTCAAGTACATGCGGAAATTTGCCGAAGCTTGGCCGGATCAAACAATTGTGCAACGCACCGTTGCACAAATTCCTTGGCGGAGTAACTTGGCTCTGCTTGAAAAGCTGGATGACGTGGATACACGCCTGTGGTATGCCCAAAAAACCGTGGAAAACGGCTGGAGTCGAAACATTCTGGTCATGCAGATCGAAAGCCGTTTGCATGAGCGTCAAGGGCAGACTGTAAACAACTTTGCTGCCACCCTTCCGCCGCCTGATTCCGACATGGCGACCCAAATCTTTAAAGATCCTTATCTGTTTGACTTTCTCGGCACCGCCGACCTTAGAAAGGAACGCGAAGTCGAACAAGCATTAATGGATCATGTGCAGGAGTTTCTCCTGGAAATGGGGGCCGGATTCTCCTTTGTCGGTCGTCAGATGCTGCTGGAGGTCGGAGATCAGGATTTTCGTCTTGATCTGCTTTTTTACCACCTCAAGCTGCGCTGTTTTGTTGTGGTGGAATTAAAGGCTGTACCTTTTGATCCCGGCTTTACCGGCCAACTGAATCTCTACCTGTCCGCAGTTGATGATCTGATGCGGCATCCAGATGATAAGCCGACGATAGGTCTCCTGTTGTGCAAGAGTAAAAACGAACTGGTGGTAGAATATGCTCTGCGCGGCCTCAACAAACCTATGGGTGTGGCGCAATGGGAAACGCAGCTGACTGAAACCCTGCCTGATAATTTGAAAGACAGTCTGCCGAGTATTGAGGAAATTGAGGCGGAACTAAAAGGTGAAGTGTAGGGGAAAGCTGTTAATTAAATAGGAAAAACCTTCCACCTATAACTCCCGACCCAAGGTAGCTGAGGTTTTGGTTGATGGCGACCAGTTCCGGGTCATCCGGGAACGGGAGAGCTATGAGGATCTGGTGCGGGGGGAAGATTTGAGTACCTTGCCCTGAGCAGGGAAACGGTTACCTGCATCAGAAATTATGTCGAAATGAATCAAACCGCCCTGAATCCCCCGCTGGCTCCAGGCCATTCCTCTGCTATCTCCGCCATTCACCTTGCCCCTCCTTCCCGCATCAGGTAATATCCATCTGATGGAAATGTTTGGTGGCCTGCTGATCAGCTCTGCCATCGGGTTCGGCTCTATTCAGCAATAGCATAAGGAGCGATATCATCGAACAAACACGCTATCAAAAGGAACAACCTGTCCCGTTTTATGAAAAAATGGGCGCAGGTCCCAATACCCTCCTCCTACTGCACGGGTTTGG is from Candidatus Electrothrix sp. GW3-4 and encodes:
- the argH gene encoding argininosuccinate lyase, which translates into the protein MTKQGTQPQTSGKLWGGRFAEQTAASVEAFTESISYDWRLYRHDIMGSKAHARMLAKQGLISDEERDAIIAGLSEIEQEIDEGKFTFREELEDIHMNIEKALTDKIGAAGEKLHTARSRNDQVALDIRLYLRDEGVVLDQLLSEVQKGFTCLARTNLGAVMPGYTHLQRAQPVLLSHHLLAYMEMFGRDRERIADCMKRINIMPLGSAALAGTGLPIDREFVAKELGFPTVTANSMDTTADRDFAMELLFCLTTIQLHLSRMAEEFVLWSSKEFDFIRIGDKYCTGSSIMPQKKNPDIPELIRGKAGRVTGSLVSLLMTVKGLPLTYNRDLQEDKEPLFDALDTVKASLSITAELLANSDFDTERMKAATYGGFMTATDIADYLVKKNMPFRQAHGVVGKIVALCQERDIELIELRLDELQEFSDLIEEDIFDVLSVEGSVNSRVSIGGTSKLRVAEALERAEQQLGIV
- a CDS encoding fibronectin type III domain-containing protein — its product is MKTDIMKRSSLVCGLLSGLLLSGLSGCGYKNDPVAPQALVPVPINDLRYELTDKGAVLHWNYPTETVGGEDLKEIDSFMLYRAEVPTASSCETCPVPFGSPIKVNGGVIPEREGKRAASYDIGFLRPGHKYFFKVLSRTGWLTPSADSNQVSFTWETPPAVPQDLMAEVGDSMVALQWQPVAAYRDGSKVENEEIIYQVSRREGKGSFQNIGKLLTEPEFMDSEVTGGHEYTYRVQALSAYDGDMVAGEFSKPVDVEIVDLIAPATPENVTTVRIASTVKIFWDQGAEADIAGYRVYRRLGNEDDPTMIGEVKVPYNIYEDTEAPDENMYVYYSVSSFDKSDPANESERSAEVEAE
- the lysA gene encoding diaminopimelate decarboxylase codes for the protein MNHFTYKNGILCCEDKPVQDIAKEIGTPFYLYSTATLQRHFDAFDSGFAGMKHQTCFAVKACSNLSILNIFAKMGGGADIVSGGELFRALKAGIDPQKIIYSGVGKTRTEIRDALEAGILMFNVESPQELDRIQEVAAEMDITARIAFRINPDVDPKTHAYISTGLAKNKFGIPVDEALAEYLRAKEMENIEIVGVSCHIGSQLTQIAPFIEALRKVKNFVARLDQEGIHIQYLDLGGGVGITYDDEQPPHPVDYAAAIKAELEDMNHTLILEPGRVITGNAGVLITEVQYTKVNSGGEKEKRFIIVDAAMNDLPRPSLYSAYHEILPVQEPGEDAQKHEVDVVGPICETGDFMAKDRMMPEVQPGELLAVMSCGAYGFSMSSTYNSRPKVAEVLVDGDQFRVIRERESYEDLIRGEDLP
- a CDS encoding PDDEXK nuclease domain-containing protein; protein product: MKKNNTKEPQKASRSDASFLTSVGKNMLPNDYASVLKELKERIRSERLRVTLAANSALILLYWDIGKIIVERQQQQGWGAKIIDRISFDLKHSFPEMSGFSPRNLKYMRKFAEAWPDQTIVQRTVAQIPWRSNLALLEKLDDVDTRLWYAQKTVENGWSRNILVMQIESRLHERQGQTVNNFAATLPPPDSDMATQIFKDPYLFDFLGTADLRKEREVEQALMDHVQEFLLEMGAGFSFVGRQMLLEVGDQDFRLDLLFYHLKLRCFVVVELKAVPFDPGFTGQLNLYLSAVDDLMRHPDDKPTIGLLLCKSKNELVVEYALRGLNKPMGVAQWETQLTETLPDNLKDSLPSIEEIEAELKGEV